The window ATTTTTTCAAACACTTATGGATTACATTCTGCCGCTATGGCTTTTATTGGTTTTTTAAGACCAATTTTCTTAAACATTCTAGTTACAGAAAGAGATGAAAATATTCATATTGAGCCACATTTTAACACCCTTAATACAAAGAGATACGCTATTTATGTGCTAACGTTAGTATTTTCACATCATCTTGTTCTTTTCTTTTTAGAGTCTTTTACTTTTGCTCATTTTTGGCTTACTTTTTCAAAAGTTCTTCTAAATTTTATTTCATCAGCAGTAATTATCTTCCTTTATGATTTACTTTTTTATAAACGAAGATAATAATCCTTTGTTTATATTCGTAAAGTAAATTTATATCAGTTTGATTGCATTTTTAATGAATAATGGAGAAATATAAAAACAGAAAAAACGTAATAATAATTCTAATTGCAACAGTAAGCTTTATTTTTTTTGTAAGATTAGTTTATTTGCAACTCTATACAAATAAATACAAAAAATTTGCCCAAAATAATGTTTTGCAAAGAAGAGTGCTATTGCCTCCCCGTGGTTTAATCTACGATAGAAATGGGAAAATACTTGCCACAAATAAAGCAGCTTACGATTTACATGTTATCCCTTCAAAAGTTAAAAACATTGATACTTCTGCTTTTTGTAAAATAATTGATATATCAAAAGAAGATTTTATAATAAAATTAAATAAAGCTAAAAAATTTTCTAATTTAAAGTCATCCGTTTTTATAAAAAATCTTTCCATTAAATCTTACGGAATTTTACAAGAAAGACTTTTCGAATTTCATGGTTTTTTTATTAAATCACGTACAACAAGAAAATACCCAAGACCAATAGCCGCACATATTTTGGGATATAATGGAGAAATCAACCAACGCCAAATTGAGCAATCAAACGACTATTACCAAAAAGGTGATTATGTAGGAATCAGTGGCTTGGAGAAACAATACGAAAAGCAACTCAGAGGTACAAAGGGAGAAGAATTTGTTTTAGTAAATGTTTTTAATATTGTGCAAGGCAAATACATGGACGCTACACTTGATAAAAATTTTGTTCCGGGAAAGCACCTTGTTACATCAATTGATGCAGATGTTCAAGAATATGCAGAAAAGCTTTTCAAAAACAAAAAAGGTGGATTAGTTGCAATTGAACCATCAAGTGGAGAAATAATTGCAATGATTAGCAGTCCGAGTTATGACCCTTCTTTACTCGTTGGGAGACAAAGAACAAAAAATTACATACAATTAAGCAAAGATAAAAATCAACCATTGTTCAACAGAGCTGTGGGTGCAATGTATCCTCCAGGCTCTGTATTTAAAATTGCAATGGCACTTGTTGGATTGGATGAAGGAGTAATTACTGAAAAAACTTCTTATTACGTAAGAGGAGGCTATTATCTTCCCGGGTTAAAAATCGGTGATCATGTTTATGGAAATATAGATTTTCATAATTCAATTGTAAAATCTTCAAATGCATACTATTGCCATGTTTTTAGGTCAATTATTGATAATGACAAGTTTGATAATATTTATGACGGTTACAACAATTGGAGAAATGCAATGGTAGATTTTGGAATGGGCAAAAAAATTGGGGAAGATTTAAGTAATGAAGTTGTTGGTATTTTACCAAAAGTATCGCGATTTGACAAGATGTATGGAAAAAATAGATGGAAGTCAACAAATATTTTATCTCTTGCAATAGGGCAAGCAGAAATAAGCCTTACACCACTTCAGATAGCAAACTTTGTTTCTGTTGTTGCAAATAGGGGATATTACATTACTCCCCACTTACTTAAAGCAGTAGTTTATGATAACCAAATAACAAGACCTGAATATAAAAAAATTGAAACGAACATTGATTCTTTTGCTTTTCCTCTTGTAATCAATGCAATGGAAGATGTACTAATAAAAGGAACAGCTATTAGATACGGACCTTCTTTTAAAGAACTTAATATTTGTGGTAAAACAGGTACATCTCAAAATCCACATGGAGAAGATCATTCAGTATTTATTTGTTTTGCACCAAAGGTAAATCCTAAAATTGTAATAGCAACAATTGTTGAAAATGCAGGACAAGGAGCACATTGGGCAGCTCCCATAAGTTTTTTGGTTACCGAAAAATATTTGAAAGGCGAAATTGATGAAAAAGCAAAATGGATTGAAAAAATAATGCTTGAAGGAGATTTTATTCATGATAAAGAAGAAGAAGAGAAGGAGAAGGAAAAAGAGAAAGAGAAAGAAGAAAACACTGAAAACGATAACAGAACATTAAAACCGGATGAACACTAAAATTAGTTTTAAAAATATTGATTTTATCATTTTTTTTGTAACAGGATTTTTAATTCTTATTGGACTCATAAATATTTATTCTTCAGAGTTTAATCTTGGCAATAATAAAATTCTTGAATTCCAAAGCAATTATGGTAAGCAATTTATGTGGCTAATCATATCATTCTTAATATTCATAATAATTTTCTTGATAGATGCAAGAATTATTATTAATTCAGCATATTTCATTTATGCTATAACAATAATTCTTTTGTTAGCAACACTCGTAGTGGGAAAAGAAATAGCAGGTTCAAAATCATGGCTGAGTATTGGAAGCTACAGCCTTCAACCTTCTGAATTTGCAAAGTTTGGAGTTGCACTGGTATTAGCAAAATACCTTAATACTTATAATGTTAATGTATCAAGATTTAAAGATAGCATGATTGCATTTGGACTAATTCTGCTACCAATGATTTTAATTATTTTGCAAAACGATATTGGTTCAGCCTTGGTTTTTGTTGCATTTATTTTTGTTCTTTTCAGGTACGGATTATCACCACTTTTCCTTTTGATACCCTTTATTTCTGCTATTTTATTTATTGTTGTTTTATTAATAAATATTTATTGGGTAATAGCTTTTTTGGTTCTTGTTGCTCTAATTATTTTCTTTCTTTCATCAAAAAAAGTAAAAACATTAGTTTTATTAGTTGCAATCTTAGCGGTTACTACAGGTTTTTTATTCAGCGTTGATTATGCCTTTAATAATTTTTTACAGCCACACCAACAAACAAGAATAAATGTTTTACTGGGTAAAGAAGTAGATTTAAGAGGCTCAGGATATAATATTCATCAATCATTGATTGCCATTGGTTCAGGGGGTTTCTCAGGAAAAGGTTTTTTAAAAGGTACACAAACAAGATTTGATTTTATCCCGGAACAAAGTACAGATTTTATTTTTTGCACTGTTGCAGAAGAATACGGGTTTCTTGGTAGCATTTTACTTATCTCACTTTTTGTGGTTCTCATGCTACGGATTATATATTTATCAGAAAAA of the Bacteroidota bacterium genome contains:
- the rodA gene encoding rod shape-determining protein RodA, encoding MNTKISFKNIDFIIFFVTGFLILIGLINIYSSEFNLGNNKILEFQSNYGKQFMWLIISFLIFIIIFLIDARIIINSAYFIYAITIILLLATLVVGKEIAGSKSWLSIGSYSLQPSEFAKFGVALVLAKYLNTYNVNVSRFKDSMIAFGLILLPMILIILQNDIGSALVFVAFIFVLFRYGLSPLFLLIPFISAILFIVVLLINIYWVIAFLVLVALIIFFLSSKKVKTLVLLVAILAVTTGFLFSVDYAFNNFLQPHQQTRINVLLGKEVDLRGSGYNIHQSLIAIGSGGFSGKGFLKGTQTRFDFIPEQSTDFIFCTVAEEYGFLGSILLISLFVVLMLRIIYLSEKQKFDFIRIYGYGVISVIFIHFIVNLGMTLGIFPVIGIPLPFISYGGSSLLGFSIMISVYLKFISDYSHYYN
- the mreD gene encoding rod shape-determining protein MreD; protein product: MSKEVLKYLLSFVVLTLLQLLVFNNVVLFGTIHPYIYLVFIFLLPIHYSRWLILILAFIMGFIIDIFSNTYGLHSAAMAFIGFLRPIFLNILVTERDENIHIEPHFNTLNTKRYAIYVLTLVFSHHLVLFFLESFTFAHFWLTFSKVLLNFISSAVIIFLYDLLFYKRR
- the mrdA gene encoding penicillin-binding protein 2; protein product: MEKYKNRKNVIIILIATVSFIFFVRLVYLQLYTNKYKKFAQNNVLQRRVLLPPRGLIYDRNGKILATNKAAYDLHVIPSKVKNIDTSAFCKIIDISKEDFIIKLNKAKKFSNLKSSVFIKNLSIKSYGILQERLFEFHGFFIKSRTTRKYPRPIAAHILGYNGEINQRQIEQSNDYYQKGDYVGISGLEKQYEKQLRGTKGEEFVLVNVFNIVQGKYMDATLDKNFVPGKHLVTSIDADVQEYAEKLFKNKKGGLVAIEPSSGEIIAMISSPSYDPSLLVGRQRTKNYIQLSKDKNQPLFNRAVGAMYPPGSVFKIAMALVGLDEGVITEKTSYYVRGGYYLPGLKIGDHVYGNIDFHNSIVKSSNAYYCHVFRSIIDNDKFDNIYDGYNNWRNAMVDFGMGKKIGEDLSNEVVGILPKVSRFDKMYGKNRWKSTNILSLAIGQAEISLTPLQIANFVSVVANRGYYITPHLLKAVVYDNQITRPEYKKIETNIDSFAFPLVINAMEDVLIKGTAIRYGPSFKELNICGKTGTSQNPHGEDHSVFICFAPKVNPKIVIATIVENAGQGAHWAAPISFLVTEKYLKGEIDEKAKWIEKIMLEGDFIHDKEEEEKEKEKEKEKEENTENDNRTLKPDEH